From the Musa acuminata AAA Group cultivar baxijiao chromosome BXJ3-7, Cavendish_Baxijiao_AAA, whole genome shotgun sequence genome, one window contains:
- the LOC135643514 gene encoding uncharacterized protein LOC135643514 isoform X2, which produces MSGASRLLRTTRALRSDRLPSSSSCSRLPPPRFAWRGGEKQRLAGCQGRKKVAAASDATVVLPDTKQKPSSAEGMEIVHLSTLITELADAARRLLDPSKRAVWVKNWRTVAEILIEKGVTGCRSFTLIAVAGSLIGSILCFVEGCFFVLESYCQYFQPGMDQGGIIRSLVEAIDMFLVGTALLTFGISLYVMFASSEEMKQKRGWQTAKSCFGSFNLKKLADSMEMQSMSHAKSRLGHAVLLILQTGVVDKFKNVRLASGMDLACFAAAVFVSSACVFLLSKLSMQHSKNEQDISCHVSDKGKGMIRRT; this is translated from the exons atGTCTGGAGCAAGCAGATTGCTGAGAACCACTAGAGCTCTTCGGTCGGATCGTCTTCCTTCTTCCAGCTCTTGCTCTCGTCTTCCGCCTCCGAGATTTGCATGGAGGGGAGGAGAGAAGCAGCGCTTGGCAGGCTGCCAAGGGAGGAAGAAGGTGGCGGCGGCGTCCGACGCCACCGTCGTCTTGCCCGACACAAAGCAGAAGCCTTCGTCTGCAGAAGGAATGGAGATCGTACATCTCTCCACCCTGATAACCGAACTGGCCGACGCGGCCCGCCGACTCCTGGACCCATCGAAACGGGCAGTCTGGGTGAAGAACTGGAGAACTGTTGCGGAGATCCTAATCGAAAAG GGAGTCACCGGTTGCCGATCCTTCACACTGATCGCGGTTGCAGGATCTCTCATAGGCTCAATCTTGTGCTTCGTCGAG GGTTGCTTCTTTGTTCTGGAATCATATTGCCAATATTTCCAGCCAGGCATGGATCAAGGTGGAATCATACGGTCACTTGTGGAAGCCATAG ATATGTTCCTCGTGGGGACTGCTCTGCTTACTTTCGGAATAAGCTTGTACGTCATGTTTGCAAGCTCGGAAGAGATGAAGCAGAAAAGAGGGTGGCAAACAGCTAAATCCTGCTTTGGATCATTCAATCTCAAG AAGCTTGCTGATAGCATGGAGATGCAGTCGATGTCGCATGCGAAATCCAGACTCGGGCATGCAGTTCTCCTGATTCTTCAAACAGGAGTGGTGGACAAGTTCAAGAACGTTCGACTGGCGAGTGGGATGGACTTGGCTTGTTTTGCCGCAGCGGTGTTTGTGTCCTCAGCTTGCGTTTTCCTCCTCTCCAAGCTCTCGATGCAGCACAGCAAAAATGAACAAGATATAAGCTGCCATGTCTCTGATAAAGGCAAAGGAATGATCCGAAGAACATGA
- the LOC135643514 gene encoding uncharacterized protein LOC135643514 isoform X1, translated as MSGASRLLRTTRALRSDRLPSSSSCSRLPPPRFAWRGGEKQRLAGCQGRKKVAAASDATVVLPDTKQKPSSAEGMEIVHLSTLITELADAARRLLDPSKRAVWVKNWRTVAEILIEKVHLTHPLPFLRHQTHACLPQGVTGCRSFTLIAVAGSLIGSILCFVEGCFFVLESYCQYFQPGMDQGGIIRSLVEAIDMFLVGTALLTFGISLYVMFASSEEMKQKRGWQTAKSCFGSFNLKKLADSMEMQSMSHAKSRLGHAVLLILQTGVVDKFKNVRLASGMDLACFAAAVFVSSACVFLLSKLSMQHSKNEQDISCHVSDKGKGMIRRT; from the exons atGTCTGGAGCAAGCAGATTGCTGAGAACCACTAGAGCTCTTCGGTCGGATCGTCTTCCTTCTTCCAGCTCTTGCTCTCGTCTTCCGCCTCCGAGATTTGCATGGAGGGGAGGAGAGAAGCAGCGCTTGGCAGGCTGCCAAGGGAGGAAGAAGGTGGCGGCGGCGTCCGACGCCACCGTCGTCTTGCCCGACACAAAGCAGAAGCCTTCGTCTGCAGAAGGAATGGAGATCGTACATCTCTCCACCCTGATAACCGAACTGGCCGACGCGGCCCGCCGACTCCTGGACCCATCGAAACGGGCAGTCTGGGTGAAGAACTGGAGAACTGTTGCGGAGATCCTAATCGAAAAGGTACACCTCACGCATCCTCTTCCATTCCTCCGCCACCAAACTCATGCTTGCTTACCGCAGGGAGTCACCGGTTGCCGATCCTTCACACTGATCGCGGTTGCAGGATCTCTCATAGGCTCAATCTTGTGCTTCGTCGAG GGTTGCTTCTTTGTTCTGGAATCATATTGCCAATATTTCCAGCCAGGCATGGATCAAGGTGGAATCATACGGTCACTTGTGGAAGCCATAG ATATGTTCCTCGTGGGGACTGCTCTGCTTACTTTCGGAATAAGCTTGTACGTCATGTTTGCAAGCTCGGAAGAGATGAAGCAGAAAAGAGGGTGGCAAACAGCTAAATCCTGCTTTGGATCATTCAATCTCAAG AAGCTTGCTGATAGCATGGAGATGCAGTCGATGTCGCATGCGAAATCCAGACTCGGGCATGCAGTTCTCCTGATTCTTCAAACAGGAGTGGTGGACAAGTTCAAGAACGTTCGACTGGCGAGTGGGATGGACTTGGCTTGTTTTGCCGCAGCGGTGTTTGTGTCCTCAGCTTGCGTTTTCCTCCTCTCCAAGCTCTCGATGCAGCACAGCAAAAATGAACAAGATATAAGCTGCCATGTCTCTGATAAAGGCAAAGGAATGATCCGAAGAACATGA
- the LOC135643561 gene encoding serine hydroxymethyltransferase, mitochondrial-like: MAMASALRRLSSSAAKTQPFLRTSLCYMSSLPSEAVYEKEVRVSWPKQLNAPLEVVDPEIADIIELEKARQCKGLELIPSENFTSVSVMQAVGSVMTNKYSEGYPGARYYGGNEYIDMAESLCQKRALEAFHLDPAKWGVNVQSLSGSPANFQVYTALLKPHERIMALDLPHGGHLSHGYQTDTKKISAVSIFFETMPYRLNESTGYIDYDQLEKSATLFRPKLIVAGASAYARLYDYARIRKVCDKQKAILLADMAHISGLVAGGVIPSPFDYADVVTTTTHKSLRGPRGAMIFFRKGVKEINKQGKEVMYDFEEKINAAVFPGLQGGPHNHTIAGLAVALKQATTPEYKAYQEQVLSNCARFAQCLIEKGYELVSGGTENHLVLVNLKNKGIDGSRVEKVLELVHIAANKNTVPGDVSAMVPGGIRMGTPALTSRGFVEEDFAKVAHFFDTAVKLALKTKAETKGGSKLKDFLATIQTDANIQSEIAKLRHEVEEYAKQFPTIGFEKETMKYKN, from the exons ATGGCAATGGCGTCGGCGCTCCGTAGGCTCTCTTCCTCCGCCGCAAAGACGCAGCCTTTCCTGCGGACCTCTCTCTGCTATATG TCTTCCTTACCGAGTGAAGCCGTCTACGAGAAGGAGGTTCGCGTTTCG TGGCCAAAGCAGCTGAACGCCCCGTTGGAGGTCGTCGACCCGGAAATTGCGGATATCATTGAGCTCGAAAAGGCGAGGCAATGCAAG GGGCTTGAGCTCATACCTTCGGAGAATTTCACGTCTGTGTCGGTGATGCAAGCGGTTGGATCCGTCATGACTAACAAATACAGTGAGGGGTATCCCGGTGCAAGATACTATGGTGGAAACGA ATATATCGACATGGCAGAATCATTGTGTCAGAAGCGTGCGCTTGAAGCTTTTCATTTGGATCCTGCAAAATGGGGAG TGAATGTGCAGTCTTTGTCTGGATCACCTGCTAATTTTCAAGTATATACTGCACTCCTGAAGCCACATGAGAGGATAATGGCTCTTGATCTGCCTCATGGTGGACATCTTTCTCATGGCTACCAG ACTGATACCAAGAAAATCTCTGCAGTATCCATATTCTTTGAGACAATGCCATATAGGTTGAATGAGAGTACTGGATACATTGATTACGACCAG CTCGAGAAAAGTGCTACATTATTCAGGCCAAAATTAATAGTCGCTGGAGCAAGTGCATATGCTCGTCTTTATGACTATGCACGGATTAGGAAG GTATGTGACAAGCAGAAAGCTATCCTTCTGGCAGACATGGCACACATAAGTGGACTTGTCGCCGGTGGTGTTATTCCATCTCCATTTGATTATGCGGATGTTGTCACAACAACAACTCACAAGTCACTCCGTGGGCCACGTGGAGCCATGATATTTTTCAGGAAAGGAGTGAAGGAGATCAACAAACAAGGGAAAGAG GTTATGTATGACTTTGAAGAGAAAATCAATGCAGCAGTCTTCCCTGGACTTCAAGGTGGTCCACACAACCATACCATTGCTGGCTTGGCTGTTGCACTCAAACAG GCCACCACCCCAGAGTACAAGGCCTATCAAGAGCAAGTACTCAGTAATTGTGCAAGATTTGCTCAG TGCTTGATTGAGAAAGGCTATGAGCTTGTTTCAGGCGGAACAGAGAACCATTTAGTCTTGGTAAATCTCAAGAACAAG GGAATTGACGGGTCTAGAGTTGAAAAGGTGCTGGAATTAGTTCACATTGCAGCTAACAAGAATACTGTACCTGGTGATGTGTCTGCCATGGTTCCTGGAGGCATCAGGATGG GAACCCCAGCCCTTACATCAAGAGGATTTGTTGAAGAAGATTTCGCTAAAGTTGCTCACTTTTTTGACACTGCTGTTAAATTGGCATTGAAGACCAAGGCTGAAACCAAAG GTGGATCAAAGCTGAAGGACTTCCTAGCCACCATTCAAACGGATGCTAATATTCAATCTGAGATCGCAAAGCTCCGTCATGAGGTGGAGGAGTATGCAAAGCAGTTCCCAACAATTGGATTTGAGAAGGAAACGATGAAATACAAAAACTGA
- the LOC135642367 gene encoding lysine histidine transporter-like 8, with the protein MREQMEERGMGVAPGLESELVSIPATPRGVSTPETVTPTGLRSPRPPGGASVAGAGAAGSNSAKSWTPTPAMISPRFLSPSISSAVGTPMKRVLVNLRGYLEEVGHLTKLNPQDAWLPITESRNGNAHYAAFHNLNAGIGFQALLLPVAFAFLGWSWGIVALTIAYIWQLYTLWILVKLHEAMPGRRYNRYVELAQAAFGERLGVWLALFPTVYLSAGTATALILIGGETMKMFFQIVCGPLCSSNPLSTVEWYLVFTILCIVLSQLPNLNSIAGLSLIGAVTAITYATMAWLLSVSQERPSSISYQPMASPSFGAAAFSILNALGIIAFAFRGHNLALEIQATMPSTFKHPAHVPMWRGAKVAYLLIAMCLFPIAIGGFWAYGDLMPAGGMLNALYAFHSHDIPRGLLATTFLLVVFNCLSSFQIYSMPVFDSFEAGYTSRTNRPCSVWVRSGFRVFYGFISFFIGVALPFLSSLAGLLGGLTLPVTFAYPCFMWIRIKKPERFSFNWYLNWSLGIMGIAFSLAFSMGGVWSMVNSGLKLKFFKPN; encoded by the exons ATGAGAGAGCAGATGGAGGAAAGGGGAATGGGGGTGGCGCCAGGGCTGGAGTCGGAGCTGGTCTCGATCCCGGCGACCCCGCGGGGAGTCTCGACGCCGGAGACTGTGACACCGACGGGCCTGCGGTCGCCGCGACCGCCGGGTGGCGCGTCAGTAGCCGGGGCCGGGGCCGCCGGCTCCAACTCGGCCAAGTCGTGGACGCCGACGCCGGCGATGATATCGCCGCGGTTTCTGAGCCCGTCCATCTCGTCGGCGGTGGGGACGCCCATGAAGCGCGTGCTGGTGAACCTGAGGGGATACCTGGAGGAGGTAGGCCACCTGACGAAGCTTAACCCCCAGGATGCCTGGCTCCCCATCACCGAGTCCCGCAACGGCAACGCCCACTACGCTGCCTTCCACAATCTCAACGCCGGCATCGGTTTCCAGGCCCTCCTCCTTCCCGTCGCCTTCGCCTTCCTCGGATG GAGCTGGGGCATTGTAGCTCTGACCATTGCTTACATCTGGCAACTTTACACACTCTGGATTCTCGTCAAGCTACATGAAGCCATGCCCGGAAGAAGATACAACAGATATGTGGAGCTTGCGCAGGCTGCATTTG GAGAAAGGTTAGGTGTCTGGCTCGCTTTATTCCCAACAGTTTACTTATCGGCAGGGACTGCAACGGCATTGATTCTGATCGGAGGGGAAACCATGAAGATGTTTTTCCAGATAGTCTGCGGACCCCTTTGTTCATCAAACCCACTTTCAACTGTCGAGTGGTATCTCGTGTTTACAATCTTGTGCATTGTCCTGTCTCAGCTCCCAAACCTCAATTCCATTGCTGGGCTCTCACTTATTGGAGCAGTAACAGCAATCACTTATGCTACTATGGCTTGGCTTCTCTCTGTCAGCCAAGAAAGACCATCTTCCATCTCTTATCAGCCAATGGCATCACCTTCTTTCGGTGCAGCAGCTTTTTCAATCTTAAATGCCCTTGGCATTATAGCATTTGCGTTCAGAGGACACAATCTCGCATTAGAAATTCAG GCAACGATGCCATCGACCTTTAAACATCCAGCACATGTTCCAATGTGGAGGGGAGCTAAGGTTGCTTATCTTCTGATAGCCATGTGCTTATTTCCTATTGCCATTGGAGGCTTCTGGGCGTATGGTGACCTT ATGCCAGCAGGAGGAATGCTGAATGCTCTTTACGCATTTCACAGCCATGACATCCCCAGGGGGCTTCTGGCAACAACTTTTCTCCTGGTTGTGTTCAATTGCCTCAGTAGCTTCCAGATATACTCCATGCCTGTGTTTGACAGCTTCGAAGCAGGTTATACCAGCAGAACAAATCGACCCTGCTCGGTTTGGGTCCGATCCGGCTTCCGAGTCTTCTATGGCTTTATCTCATTCTTCATTGGAGTAGCACTTCCTTTCCTCTCCAGCCTTGCAGGCCTCTTGGGTGGTCTCACTCTCCCTGTCACCTTTGCTTACCCTTGTTTCATGTGGATTCGCATCAAGAAGCCTGAAAGATTTAGCTTCAACTGGTATCTTAACTGGAGCCTTGGCATCATGGGCATAGCTTTCAGCTTAGCCTTCTCCATGGGAGGTGTTTGGAGCATGGTGAACAGCGGGCTCAAGCTCAAGTTCTTTAAGCCTAACTAA